Proteins from a single region of Eretmochelys imbricata isolate rEreImb1 chromosome 20, rEreImb1.hap1, whole genome shotgun sequence:
- the ZNF740 gene encoding zinc finger protein 740 isoform X2: MAQASLLACEGLSGVCLVPTVASKKMMPKQSSKQTENGERGNSPNMLGLRQESEKSRSRKEAEPAEASQPKKTIKKVMVIEQNGSFQLRIPKNFICEHCYGAFRSSYHLKRHILIHTGEKPFECDLCDMRFIQKYHLERHKRVHSGEKPYQCERCMQSFSRTDRLLRHKRMCQGCQTKTPDSQLLL, encoded by the exons atGGCTCAG GCGAGCCTCCTGGCCTGTGAGGGCCTCTCTGGGGTGTGCCTCGTGCCAACTGTTGCCAGCAAGAAGATGATGCCAAAACAGAGCTCCAAACAGAcagagaatggagagagagggaaCAGCCCGAACATGCTG GGTCTCCGCCAGGAGAGTGAGAAATCTCGCAGCCGTAAAGAGGCAGAGCCAGCAGAAGCATCGCAGCCAAAAAAGACCATTAAAAAG GTGATGGTGATTGAGCAGAACGGCTCCTTCCAGCTGAGAATCCCCAAGAACTTTATTTGTGAGCACTGCTACGGAGCCTTTCGGAGCAGCTACCATCTCAAGAGACACATCCTCATCCATACTG GGGAGAAGCCCTTCGAGTGCGATCTGTGTGACATGCGCTTCATCCAGAAGTACCACCTGGAGCGCCACAAGCGCGTGCACAGCGGCGAGAAGCCCTACCAATGCGAGCGCTGCATGCAg AGCTTCTCCAGGACAGATCGGCTGCTTAGACACAAACGAATGTGCCAGGGCTGCCAGACCAAAACCCCTGACTCACAGCTGCTGCTTTAG
- the ZNF740 gene encoding zinc finger protein 740 isoform X1 — MAQASLLACEGLSGVCLVPTVASKKMMPKQSSKQTENGERGNSPNMLGLRQESEKSRSRKEAEPAEASQPKKTIKKVMVIEQNGSFQLRIPKNFICEHCYGAFRSSYHLKRHILIHTAPSALPQGRSPSSAICVTCASSRSTTWSATSACTAARSPTNASAACRASPGQIGCLDTNECARAARPKPLTHSCCFRSQDDALEKLGSGQDFQFSVSGFACSCSPGLGGAELRTLLDSQMGSGHCK, encoded by the exons atGGCTCAG GCGAGCCTCCTGGCCTGTGAGGGCCTCTCTGGGGTGTGCCTCGTGCCAACTGTTGCCAGCAAGAAGATGATGCCAAAACAGAGCTCCAAACAGAcagagaatggagagagagggaaCAGCCCGAACATGCTG GGTCTCCGCCAGGAGAGTGAGAAATCTCGCAGCCGTAAAGAGGCAGAGCCAGCAGAAGCATCGCAGCCAAAAAAGACCATTAAAAAG GTGATGGTGATTGAGCAGAACGGCTCCTTCCAGCTGAGAATCCCCAAGAACTTTATTTGTGAGCACTGCTACGGAGCCTTTCGGAGCAGCTACCATCTCAAGAGACACATCCTCATCCATACTG CCCCTTCTGCTCTTCCCCAGGGGAGAAGCCCTTCGAGTGCGATCTGTGTGACATGCGCTTCATCCAGAAGTACCACCTGGAGCGCCACAAGCGCGTGCACAGCGGCGAGAAGCCCTACCAATGCGAGCGCTGCATGCAg AGCTTCTCCAGGACAGATCGGCTGCTTAGACACAAACGAATGTGCCAGGGCTGCCAGACCAAAACCCCTGACTCACAGCTGCTGCTTTAGGAGCCAGGACGATGCATTGGAGAAGCTAGGAAGTGGACAggattttcagttttctgtgtcTGGTTTTGCCTGCTCCTGCTCTCCTGGCCTAGGTGGGGCAGAGCTGAGGACTCTCCTAGACTCTCAGATGGGGTCTGGACACTGTAAATAA